In the genome of Mucilaginibacter defluvii, one region contains:
- the pruA gene encoding L-glutamate gamma-semialdehyde dehydrogenase, whose protein sequence is MLKGFFNVPKPQNEPVLNYAPGSAERASLEAALNEARAVVADIPMYIGAQEVRTGKTLELRPPHDHQHLLARFHEGDASHVTAAIDAALAAKADWEDLAWEQRAAIFLKAADLISGPYRAKINAATMLGQSKNAYQAEIDAACEFADFLRFNVEYMTEIYSQQPPVSPKGIWNRVEQRPLEGFVFALTPFNFTAIAGNLPASAAMMGNVVVWKPAYPQIFAANVIMQIFIEAGLPAGVVNLIYVDGPVAGEVIFNHPDFAGIHFTGSTGVFQNIWQTIGANIHKYKTYPRIVGETGGKDFVLAHPSANAEVVSTALVRGAFEYQGQKCSAASRAYIPASLWPAVKENVQRDLASIKVGPVEDFSNFVNAVITEVSFDKLAKYIDAAKADENVELIAGGGHDKSNGWFIEPTVIRVNDPHYVTMCEELFGPVLTVYVYEDDKFEETMDILDKTSIYALTGSIIAQDRYAIARATQRLRNAAGNFYINDKPTGAVVGQQPFGGARGSGTNDKAGSMINLLRWVSPRTIKETFDSPKDYRYPFLG, encoded by the coding sequence ATGCTTAAAGGATTTTTCAACGTCCCTAAGCCGCAGAACGAGCCTGTATTAAATTACGCTCCTGGCAGTGCTGAGCGTGCTTCGTTAGAAGCCGCGCTTAATGAGGCACGCGCTGTTGTGGCCGACATACCCATGTACATTGGTGCCCAGGAAGTACGCACCGGCAAAACTCTTGAACTGCGCCCGCCGCATGATCATCAACACCTGCTGGCCAGGTTTCACGAAGGTGACGCGAGCCATGTAACCGCAGCCATTGATGCCGCCCTGGCCGCCAAAGCCGATTGGGAAGACCTGGCCTGGGAGCAACGTGCCGCCATATTTCTGAAAGCTGCTGACCTGATATCCGGTCCGTACCGTGCTAAAATAAACGCGGCTACCATGCTGGGTCAGTCAAAAAATGCTTACCAGGCGGAGATTGACGCTGCCTGCGAATTTGCCGACTTTTTGCGCTTCAACGTAGAGTACATGACGGAAATCTATAGCCAGCAGCCCCCGGTATCGCCTAAAGGTATCTGGAACAGGGTAGAACAACGCCCGCTGGAAGGTTTCGTGTTCGCCTTAACGCCGTTTAACTTTACCGCCATTGCCGGTAACCTGCCTGCCAGTGCCGCCATGATGGGTAACGTAGTGGTTTGGAAACCTGCTTATCCGCAAATTTTCGCGGCCAACGTTATTATGCAGATATTTATTGAAGCTGGCCTGCCTGCCGGTGTTGTTAACCTGATTTATGTTGATGGCCCCGTTGCAGGTGAGGTGATCTTTAATCACCCTGATTTCGCGGGTATACACTTTACCGGTTCAACCGGCGTGTTCCAAAACATCTGGCAAACTATTGGTGCCAACATCCACAAATACAAAACTTACCCGCGCATAGTTGGCGAAACCGGCGGTAAGGATTTTGTGCTTGCCCACCCAAGCGCTAATGCCGAGGTAGTAAGCACCGCCTTAGTACGTGGCGCGTTTGAGTACCAGGGGCAAAAATGTTCAGCTGCTTCACGCGCTTACATTCCTGCCTCATTATGGCCTGCGGTAAAAGAGAATGTGCAGCGCGACCTGGCCTCTATTAAAGTTGGCCCGGTTGAAGATTTCAGCAACTTTGTGAACGCGGTTATTACCGAGGTATCATTTGATAAACTGGCCAAATACATTGATGCCGCCAAGGCTGACGAAAATGTTGAGCTGATTGCAGGTGGCGGTCATGATAAATCAAACGGCTGGTTTATTGAGCCAACCGTAATCCGTGTTAACGATCCGCATTATGTAACTATGTGCGAGGAATTATTTGGTCCGGTACTTACCGTTTATGTGTACGAGGATGATAAGTTTGAAGAAACTATGGATATCCTTGATAAAACATCTATTTACGCGCTTACAGGTTCCATCATAGCACAGGACAGGTATGCCATTGCACGGGCAACACAGCGCCTGCGTAACGCTGCCGGTAACTTTTATATTAACGATAAACCGACCGGCGCCGTAGTTGGCCAGCAGCCATTTGGTGGTGCCCGTGGTTCAGGTACTAATGATAAGGCCGGTTCAATGATCAACCTGCTGCGCTGGGTATCTCCACGCACTATCAAGGAAACTTTTGATTCGCCAAAGGATTACCGTTATCCGTTCTTAGGATAA
- a CDS encoding vanadium-dependent haloperoxidase has translation MKISKTLTILLFAATFLYACRQDKKASSKKIDDADIVHQNEDKLTQLIIYDVFTPPVASRIYAYASLASYEAIRFEQPDYLSLTEQLQGFGKMPEPDKGKTYNFTLAATRAFFSVARKVTFSVDSLKAYEEGLHNRFKSTMDDSTYARSIAFGDTVAKVIIKRLVKDNYLQTRGKPKFLGSQAPGKWRPTAPDYLDGVEYCWGTMKTFVLDSSDRVSIPPPPPYSEDKNSAYFKQNVEVYETSKKLTDEQKDIARYWDDNPFVLEHAGHMTFANKKITPGGHWIGITAIACKKNKANAVKTAQAYALTSIGMYDAFICCWNTKYETNYVRPVTVINDKIDAEWTPCLQTPPFPEYPSGHSTITRAAAVMLTHLFGDNFAFQDTSDLRYIGMKRDFKSFVQAADEASISRFYGGIHYRNSVDQGAIQGKKVSEYIISKLKLKK, from the coding sequence ATGAAGATCAGTAAAACCCTTACCATCTTATTATTTGCCGCTACTTTCCTTTATGCCTGCCGGCAGGATAAAAAGGCATCTTCCAAAAAAATTGACGATGCCGACATTGTGCATCAAAATGAGGATAAATTAACGCAACTGATTATTTATGATGTATTCACACCACCGGTAGCCAGTCGTATCTATGCTTATGCCTCGCTGGCGTCGTATGAGGCTATACGTTTTGAACAGCCTGATTACCTGTCATTAACCGAACAACTACAAGGGTTTGGTAAAATGCCTGAACCGGACAAGGGCAAAACTTACAACTTTACCCTGGCTGCCACGCGGGCTTTTTTTAGTGTGGCGCGTAAGGTTACTTTTTCTGTCGACTCGTTAAAGGCGTACGAAGAAGGCTTACATAATCGCTTTAAAAGCACAATGGACGACTCGACCTATGCGCGTTCCATCGCCTTTGGCGATACCGTGGCTAAGGTGATTATTAAACGTTTGGTGAAGGACAATTACTTGCAAACCCGTGGCAAACCTAAATTTTTGGGCAGCCAGGCTCCGGGTAAATGGCGCCCTACCGCACCCGATTACCTGGACGGTGTAGAATATTGCTGGGGAACGATGAAAACTTTTGTGCTTGATTCATCTGACCGTGTAAGCATCCCTCCGCCGCCACCATATAGTGAGGATAAGAACAGCGCTTATTTTAAACAGAATGTAGAGGTATACGAGACAAGTAAGAAGCTGACCGATGAGCAAAAGGATATTGCCCGTTATTGGGATGATAATCCGTTTGTGTTGGAACATGCCGGACACATGACCTTTGCCAACAAAAAGATAACACCCGGCGGCCACTGGATAGGCATAACCGCCATTGCCTGCAAAAAAAACAAAGCCAACGCTGTAAAAACAGCGCAAGCATACGCCCTGACTTCGATAGGCATGTATGATGCCTTTATTTGCTGCTGGAATACCAAGTATGAAACTAATTATGTACGTCCCGTTACGGTAATTAATGATAAGATAGATGCCGAATGGACTCCGTGCCTGCAAACCCCGCCCTTCCCGGAATATCCGAGCGGACACAGCACCATTACACGTGCGGCAGCGGTTATGCTTACACATTTGTTTGGGGATAACTTTGCCTTTCAGGATACCAGCGATTTGCGCTACATCGGCATGAAACGCGATTTTAAATCATTTGTACAGGCGGCAGATGAGGCTTCGATCAGTCGTTTTTATGGTGGGATACACTACAGAAACAGTGTCGACCAGGGCGCTATTCAGGGTAAAAAGGTGAGCGAATATATTATCTCGAAACTAAAGCTGAAAAAATAA
- a CDS encoding VCBS repeat-containing protein, whose amino-acid sequence MIKLYNSLLAVLLLLFCACQKPDTLFEDMSSDHTGIHFRNDIIETDSINPMDVVNVYNGGGVGIGDFNNDGLPDIYFTGNMVANKLYLNRGDLKFEDVTKTANVDGAGHWGRGVAVIDINNDGWLDLYVCSAILANPKLRTNLLYVNQGKTTDGVPRFKEMAAEYGLNMSEQSAMASFFDYDNDGDLDMYLTVNNATATYNPSIFGKDFYQPDRKSGRLYRNDWNDKFKHPVYTDITVQAGVTRDGYGHGASTVDINNDGWKDIYVSNDFISSNILFINNHDGTFTDRSMEYFKHTAYNAMGQDVIDINNDGLPDVIELDMNPEDNYRKKMMLGPNMYQTYQNFDNYTTQYQYVRNTLQLNQGPRIVNGKPGAPAFAEIGFLSGIAQTDWSWTPLVADYNNDGYRDVIITNGFPKDVSDHDFMAYRQRAYSVASKKEILAQIPQIKLHNYAYLNNGDLTFQDVSKDWGFEVKNFSSGGVYADLDNDGDLDVVINNINDEASVYRNTSRDDKEKLANQHYLKISFVGDKFNVNGLGATAEIYYDHGKTQVYENTPYRGYVSSLEGTAHFGLGKVAKVDSVIIKWPGINKCQKLVSVKADAKLTVKQSNAKQPFTWGYKQTVQPLFNEVTDSLGIKYVNQDMDFIDFNIQKLLPHKFSEYSPALAVGDVDGNGIEDMIIGGSLYNPAQILLQQANGKFIQQAFSKQTADMKSNYKDEGLLLFDADGDGDLDLYASSGGYHEGPESVAYQDRFYVNDGKSNFTLANNALPANTTSKLCVRACDYNQDGKPDLFVSGRVSPWNYPKPVSSFILRNDSQNGQVKFTDVTKEVAPALLNIGMVCDALFSDFNNDNKPDLILAGEFMPVTFLANKGGKFENVTASSGIENRTGWWNTIVAGDFRHTGRMDYIVGNGGTNTIYQASEKYPVSVIAKDFDKNGSFGVIPSIYFPDSNGVKREYPAVGRDDLLKQNISFKKRYTNYRSFATATMDELLTPEQRESAIKLSANTMQSCYLRNDGNGKFTIIPLPQMAQISVLNGMVADDFDGDGNLDVVINGNNYGTEVSTGRYDALNGLLLKGDGKGNFTPLSIMQSGIYLPGNGKALAKLQNSKGGYLIASTQHRGKLQVLQLNKPVRNIAIKPDDRSAKISYQDGKQQKQEFYYGSSFLSQSGRFLTLGKNVSAVTVTNNKGQSRSIALK is encoded by the coding sequence ATGATTAAACTTTACAACTCGCTTTTAGCGGTATTGCTGCTGCTGTTTTGTGCCTGCCAAAAGCCTGATACGCTTTTTGAGGATATGTCATCCGACCATACCGGCATACATTTTCGTAACGATATTATCGAGACTGACTCCATTAACCCGATGGATGTGGTAAACGTATATAACGGCGGTGGCGTAGGTATCGGCGATTTTAATAATGATGGGCTGCCCGATATTTATTTTACCGGCAACATGGTAGCCAATAAACTGTACCTCAACCGCGGCGATCTTAAGTTTGAAGACGTTACCAAAACCGCTAACGTTGATGGTGCTGGCCACTGGGGGCGCGGCGTGGCCGTTATCGATATCAATAACGACGGATGGCTCGACCTGTATGTTTGCAGCGCTATTTTGGCCAACCCTAAGTTACGCACCAATTTACTATACGTTAATCAGGGCAAAACTACCGATGGTGTTCCGCGCTTTAAGGAGATGGCGGCTGAATACGGTTTAAATATGAGCGAGCAGTCAGCCATGGCCAGCTTTTTTGATTACGATAACGATGGCGACCTGGATATGTACCTCACCGTAAATAATGCTACCGCTACCTATAACCCCAGCATATTCGGCAAGGATTTTTACCAGCCCGACCGTAAATCAGGCCGCTTATACCGAAACGATTGGAACGATAAGTTTAAACACCCGGTATATACTGATATAACGGTACAAGCAGGTGTTACGCGCGACGGCTACGGGCATGGCGCATCAACCGTTGATATTAACAACGATGGCTGGAAGGACATTTATGTATCTAATGACTTTATATCCAGCAATATCCTGTTCATCAACAATCACGACGGCACATTTACCGACCGTTCGATGGAATATTTTAAGCATACCGCTTATAACGCCATGGGTCAGGATGTGATCGACATTAATAATGATGGACTGCCCGATGTAATAGAACTGGACATGAACCCAGAGGATAACTATCGTAAAAAGATGATGCTCGGGCCCAACATGTATCAAACCTATCAAAACTTTGATAATTATACTACGCAATACCAGTACGTGCGCAACACCCTGCAATTGAACCAGGGGCCGCGGATAGTGAACGGAAAGCCCGGGGCTCCTGCATTTGCCGAGATCGGTTTTTTAAGCGGCATTGCACAAACAGACTGGAGCTGGACACCGCTTGTAGCCGATTATAATAATGACGGCTACCGCGATGTGATTATCACCAACGGTTTCCCCAAGGATGTATCCGACCATGATTTCATGGCCTACCGCCAGCGTGCCTATTCTGTAGCATCTAAAAAGGAAATATTGGCCCAGATACCGCAGATCAAACTGCACAATTACGCTTACCTGAACAACGGCGATCTAACCTTTCAGGATGTAAGCAAGGACTGGGGATTTGAGGTAAAAAACTTTTCGAGCGGCGGCGTTTATGCTGATCTGGATAACGATGGCGACCTGGATGTGGTGATAAACAATATTAATGACGAAGCATCGGTATACCGTAATACCTCAAGGGATGATAAGGAAAAGCTGGCCAATCAGCATTACCTAAAGATCAGCTTTGTGGGCGATAAGTTTAATGTAAACGGCCTGGGTGCCACGGCAGAAATCTATTACGATCATGGCAAAACGCAGGTTTATGAAAATACGCCTTACCGTGGTTATGTATCAAGCCTTGAAGGTACCGCGCACTTTGGCTTAGGGAAAGTAGCTAAAGTAGATTCGGTTATTATTAAATGGCCGGGCATCAACAAATGCCAAAAACTGGTTAGTGTTAAGGCCGATGCTAAATTAACTGTAAAACAATCTAATGCGAAACAACCCTTCACCTGGGGTTACAAACAAACCGTGCAGCCGCTGTTTAATGAAGTTACAGATTCGCTCGGCATAAAGTATGTAAATCAGGATATGGATTTTATCGACTTTAATATCCAGAAATTATTGCCGCATAAGTTTTCGGAGTATAGTCCGGCGCTGGCGGTGGGTGATGTTGACGGAAACGGCATTGAGGATATGATTATCGGTGGCAGTCTGTACAACCCTGCTCAGATACTTTTACAACAAGCCAACGGAAAATTTATACAGCAGGCCTTCAGCAAGCAAACCGCTGATATGAAAAGCAACTATAAGGACGAAGGCTTGTTGTTGTTTGATGCCGACGGCGATGGCGACCTTGACCTTTACGCCAGCAGCGGCGGCTACCATGAAGGGCCCGAAAGCGTCGCTTACCAGGATAGATTTTATGTAAACGATGGCAAAAGCAATTTTACACTTGCTAACAATGCCCTGCCTGCGAATACTACCAGCAAGCTATGTGTTCGTGCTTGCGACTATAACCAGGATGGCAAGCCCGACCTGTTTGTTTCCGGCCGGGTATCGCCGTGGAATTATCCTAAACCGGTATCGAGCTTTATATTGAGGAACGACAGCCAGAACGGGCAGGTTAAATTTACAGATGTTACCAAAGAAGTAGCCCCTGCCCTGCTCAACATCGGCATGGTTTGCGATGCGCTGTTCAGCGATTTTAATAACGACAACAAACCCGACCTGATATTGGCCGGTGAATTTATGCCGGTAACTTTTTTGGCTAACAAAGGCGGCAAGTTTGAAAATGTAACCGCATCATCGGGCATTGAAAATAGAACCGGCTGGTGGAATACCATTGTAGCCGGCGATTTCAGGCACACCGGCCGTATGGACTACATTGTGGGCAACGGCGGTACCAATACCATTTACCAGGCCAGCGAAAAATACCCGGTATCTGTTATCGCGAAGGATTTTGATAAGAACGGCAGTTTCGGGGTAATACCATCTATTTATTTCCCAGACTCGAACGGTGTAAAACGGGAATACCCTGCTGTAGGCCGTGATGACCTGCTCAAGCAAAATATCAGCTTTAAAAAAAGATATACCAATTACCGCTCTTTCGCCACCGCGACTATGGACGAGTTACTTACGCCCGAACAGCGCGAAAGTGCCATTAAATTAAGCGCCAACACCATGCAATCGTGCTATTTGCGCAATGATGGCAATGGCAAATTCACCATTATTCCGTTGCCGCAAATGGCACAAATATCAGTGCTTAACGGCATGGTGGCTGATGATTTTGACGGCGATGGCAACCTCGATGTGGTTATCAATGGCAATAATTATGGCACCGAGGTTTCAACCGGGCGTTACGACGCGCTTAACGGACTCCTTTTAAAAGGCGATGGCAAAGGCAACTTTACCCCTCTCTCCATTATGCAAAGCGGTATTTATCTGCCGGGGAATGGTAAGGCGCTTGCCAAACTACAAAACAGCAAAGGCGGTTATTTAATTGCTTCCACCCAGCACCGCGGCAAATTGCAGGTATTGCAATTGAACAAACCTGTACGCAACATAGCTATTAAACCGGATGACAGGAGCGCTAAGATCAGCTACCAGGATGGCAAACAGCAAAAGCAAGAGTTTTATTATGGCTCATCGTTCCTTTCGCAATCGGGCAGGTTTTTAACCCTGGGCAAAAATGTATCAGCCGTTACCGTAACCAATAACAAAGGTCAAAGCCGAAGCATCGCCTTGAAATAA
- a CDS encoding RagB/SusD family nutrient uptake outer membrane protein has protein sequence MTIKIKRYIYTVSAAFAVMLPLSCQKGFLDQRDSSNPTEQSLFDKPADGIALVNAIYDTYQNADLMKKSLWYYANFQTHDFFNWGNDRFYNTYSIPATFGAIQVFWQRAYIGIARANSALPIIAKMKDNGILTEALANRLTGEIYFLRGMTYYYLAASFGGVPLELTTGVNDGLRPRSSQDEVFAQVESDLKQAVNLLPWREEYEASELGRATKGAALGYLGGAQMWLKKYSEALASFNQIEGKYSLLPNFIDVHEYDKENNAESLFEVQFIVAGTQSWGGSNEVAWIGSFGMPEEVSNFGYDYANKGLYDGFQAGDLRKVATVIGPGDENPSPGIKARGGIKSYPLVIAGFNSTDAATKLKYTGTDGKIINTCGTIARPWVGSDNTQLRSGYYNEKMWRDPTLNGNSGDGTIFGAQNQILLRYAEVLLSKAECQIRTGDAAGGLTTLKRVRDRAFGGSAPATFISEGKTITDPLQMVYHEYRHELSGEYSTFYNLRRAGVATAFIQEVYNVTIPTGRELYPIPQYEIGLNQNLTQNPGY, from the coding sequence ATGACTATAAAAATCAAAAGATATATTTACACAGTTTCGGCAGCTTTTGCAGTGATGCTGCCCCTGAGCTGCCAGAAAGGTTTCCTCGATCAGCGGGATTCATCTAATCCTACCGAGCAGTCGTTATTTGATAAACCGGCAGATGGTATAGCCTTAGTAAACGCAATTTACGATACTTACCAGAATGCTGATTTGATGAAAAAATCACTCTGGTATTATGCCAACTTTCAAACGCACGACTTTTTTAACTGGGGTAACGACCGTTTTTACAACACCTACTCCATACCGGCTACCTTTGGCGCTATACAGGTATTTTGGCAACGCGCATACATTGGTATAGCCCGCGCAAATTCGGCTCTGCCAATCATCGCCAAGATGAAAGATAATGGCATTTTAACGGAGGCGCTTGCTAACCGTTTAACCGGCGAAATTTACTTCTTACGCGGTATGACCTACTATTATCTGGCAGCAAGTTTTGGCGGCGTACCGTTAGAACTAACCACCGGCGTTAATGATGGTTTACGCCCGCGCAGCAGCCAGGACGAGGTTTTTGCACAAGTTGAAAGCGATTTAAAGCAAGCAGTTAATCTACTACCATGGCGTGAAGAGTATGAGGCCAGTGAATTGGGCCGCGCAACAAAAGGCGCTGCCTTAGGTTACCTGGGCGGCGCCCAAATGTGGCTTAAAAAGTATAGCGAAGCGCTTGCAAGCTTTAACCAGATTGAAGGAAAATATTCACTGCTGCCAAACTTTATTGACGTGCATGAATATGATAAGGAAAACAACGCCGAATCGCTTTTCGAGGTTCAGTTTATAGTAGCAGGTACCCAAAGCTGGGGCGGAAGTAACGAGGTTGCTTGGATAGGTTCATTTGGTATGCCTGAAGAGGTATCAAACTTTGGTTATGATTATGCTAACAAAGGCTTATATGATGGTTTCCAGGCTGGTGACCTGCGTAAAGTAGCCACGGTGATTGGCCCAGGTGACGAAAACCCAAGTCCTGGCATTAAAGCACGCGGCGGTATAAAATCATACCCGCTGGTTATTGCAGGCTTTAACAGCACCGATGCAGCAACAAAACTAAAATATACCGGCACTGACGGCAAAATTATTAACACCTGCGGTACAATAGCCCGCCCGTGGGTGGGTTCTGATAATACACAGCTGCGTAGCGGTTATTATAACGAAAAGATGTGGCGCGACCCAACACTTAACGGTAACTCAGGCGATGGTACAATCTTTGGCGCTCAAAACCAGATATTATTACGTTATGCCGAAGTATTATTGAGCAAGGCAGAGTGCCAGATACGTACCGGCGATGCAGCAGGAGGCCTTACCACGTTAAAACGTGTGCGTGACAGGGCATTTGGCGGCAGCGCGCCTGCTACCTTCATTAGCGAAGGCAAAACTATTACAGACCCATTGCAAATGGTTTACCATGAATATCGCCATGAGCTTTCGGGCGAATACTCAACCTTTTATAATTTGCGCAGGGCTGGTGTTGCAACCGCTTTCATACAGGAAGTTTATAATGTTACTATCCCAACAGGCCGTGAGTTATATCCTATACCGCAGTATGAAATAGGTTTAAACCAAAATCTAACGCAAAACCCAGGTTATTAA